From Daucus carota subsp. sativus chromosome 6, DH1 v3.0, whole genome shotgun sequence, the proteins below share one genomic window:
- the LOC108227869 gene encoding KH domain-containing protein HEN4, with translation MQPYGGGGTSFARALPPHQNVPAGHVSFRILCHASRIGGVIGKSGSIIKQLQHETSSRIRVDESPAPPNSGDRVIIITASSSITRKVFFSDEEIEVSAAQEAVVRVFEKILDVAAESNGGEMEALGLVSCRLLAEQSHAGSVIGKGGKVVEKIRKDTGSKIRVLTSEKMPACACANDEMIEIEGDFIAVKKALIAVSRRLQDSPPVGRAHEVDPQEILADGRMNVPPVRSSVPQVFGSSFNHTPGRPFSSDADQHLNTNLTMPQQEVTFRILCSNERVGVIIGRQGTNVRALQNESGASINVASPVPDCKERLITITATENAESRCSPAQNAVVLVFNKSTEAGGYAKGIDFGGKRSHFAAQVVVSPNQVGCLLGKGGAIIAEMRRATGAYIRIIGGDEVPRCASENDQVVQITGDLVSVQEALYHVTGRLRDNQFSNKVQNGAGMRKSGHELTALTRRMGNLGVSYNLDGAPQTGTELNSRNELDNGKELNSVNGVELGSDNRAVVVTNTTIEIAVPESVMDSVYGENGSNLTRLKQISGAKVIVHEPRPGTSDRIVVISGNPNETQAAQSLLQAFILSGSS, from the exons ATGCAACCCTACGGCGGCGGCGGCACGTCATTCGCACGCGCTCTCCCTCCCCACCAGAACGTCCCCGCCGGCCACGTCTCCTTCCGTATCCTCTGCCACGCTTCCCGAATCGGCGGCGTCATCGGTAAATCCGGCTCAATCATTAAACAGCTCCAGCACGAAACTTCCTCCAGAATCCGCGTCGACGAGTCGCCGGCGCCGCCGAACTCCGGCGACCGGGTCATCATCATAACCGCCTCGAGTTCAATTACCCGGAAAGTCTTCTTCAGTGATGAGGAGATCGAGGTTTCTGCTGCTCAGGAGGCGGTGGTGAGGGTTTTCGAGAAGATTCTCGACGTTGCGGCGGAGAGTAATGGGGGTGAGATGGAGGCGTTAGGGTTAGTTTCGTGTCGGTTGCTTGCGGAACAAAGTCATGCTGGATCAGTGATTGGGAAAGGGGGGAAGGTTGTAGAGAAGATTAGGAAGGATACTGGGAGTAAGATTCGGGTTTTAACTTCTGAGAAGATGCCGGCTTGTGCCTGTGCCAACGATGAAATGATTGAA ATTGAGGGTGACTTCATTGCTGTTAAAAAAGCACTTATTGCCGTCTCTCGGCGCCTTCAAGATTCTCCTCCAGTAGGTAGAGCACACGAAGTAGATCCACAGGAAATCTTAGCTGATGGGCGCATGAATGTCCCTCCAGTTAGGAGCTCTGTGCCCCAAGTATTTGGCAGCTCTTTCAATCATACTCCAGGTCGTCCTTTTTCATCAGACGCCGACCAACACCTAAATACAAACTTGACAATGCCGCAACAAGAAGTAACTTTTAGAATCCTCTGCTCCAACGAAAGGGTAGGGGTTATAATTGGCAGGCAAGGGACAAATGTCAGAGCACTTCAAAATGAATCAGGTGCATCTATAAATGTAGCAAGTCCTGTACCTGATTGTAAGGAACGATTAATAACCATTACTGCAACTGAG AATGCAGAGTCTCGGTGTTCACCTGCACAGAATGCTGTTGTTCTTGTCTTCAATAAATCTACTGAAGCTGGTGGCTATGCAAAGGGGATCGATTTTGGTGGAAAACGATCACATTTTGCTGCTCAAGTTGTAGTTTCGCCAAACCAAGTTGGTTGTTTATTGGGAAAAGGAGGCGCTATAATAGCAGAGATGAGAAGGGCAACTGGGGCTTACATACGTATTATTGGTGGCGACGAAGTCCCGAGGTGTGCTTCAGAAAATGATCAAGTGGTACAG ATTACAGGCGATCTTGTAAGCGTACAAGAGGCTCTGTATCATGTAACCGGTAGATTGCGTGATaatcagttctctaacaaagtGCAAAATGGTGCTGGAATGAGGAAAAGTGGTCATGAATTAACTGCTTTAACCCGGAGGATGGGTAATCTTGGAGTCTCTTACAATTTGGACGGGGCCCCACAG ACAGGAACTGAATTAAATTCAAGGAACGAATTGGATAATGGCAAAGAATTGAACTCTGTTAATGGTGTCGAACTTGGCAG TGATAATCGAGCTGTTGTGGTGACAAATACAACAATTGAGATAGCAGTTCCTGAGAGTGTGATGGACTCTGTATATGGGGAAAATGGTAGCAATCTGACTCGTTTAAAACAG ATTTCGGGGGCAAAAGTTATAGTGCACGAGCCTCGCCCCGGAACAAGTGACCGTATTGTGGTTATATCTGGGAATCCTAATGAAACTCAGGCAGCTCAAAGCCTTCTGCAAGCATTCATACTTAGTGGATCATCATGA
- the LOC108226089 gene encoding acylsugar acyltransferase 3, whose protein sequence is MTIIKEVISCSIIKPASPTPLRLQKYELLVHDRMTPDFYIPAIYFYPSPEQNPEWNPEQKVSGLLKRSLSKALSKYYPFAGRLSASGSFVNCNDEGVPFVEARIACKLSEMVGNTPDRDEEKGFGVLFPPGAVWEEVFCSRLMLVQLNRFSCGGIALAVSLSHRIADGVTILSFLSYWAALLRNCNDEGKVGHLEPCFVQEVLPDDSLRGNGSVVIQFSAPKKNWTTREVVFHNSKIAQLKAYQVMQDRKRGIMDDQNYTRNELVTALLYRCSVAAAAAADSGICPRTVLLQPVNMRSLIEPPLPQTSVGNLFVFNHTSTSTLEETRFNSLVAKLRKGKMQLRGIRSLHGKDKLPLMDKYAEMKCTKHYSISSLCNFPLYDEMDFGWGRPVKAIIVDTPLVNSFMMMDTPSKDGINAIIALEDEDMKYFLADKELLAYASV, encoded by the coding sequence ATGACGATTATTAAAGAAGTGATATCGTGCAGCATTATCAAACCTGCTTCCCCCACGCCCCTCAGGCTCCAAAAATATGAGCTTCTTGTTCATGATCGAATGACACCGGATTTCTATATTCCCGCTATTTATTTTTACCCGAGtccagaacagaatccagaatGGAATCCAGAACAGAAAGTGTCGGGTTTGCTGAAGAGGTCTTTGTCTAAGGCGCTTTCGAAGTACTACCCGTTTGCTGGGAGGCTGAGTGCTTCGGGATCGTTTGTTAATTGCAATGATGAAGGAGTTCCTTTCGTTGAAGCGAGGATAGCGTGCAAGTTATCCGAGATGGTGGGGAATACTCCGGATAGAGATGAGGAGAAAGGCTTTGGTGTTCTGTTTCCTCCTGGGGCGGTATGGGAAGAGGTGTTCTGTTCTCGGTTGATGCTGGTGCAGCTTAACAGGTTTTCGTGTGGGGGAATTGCGTTGGCAGTGAGCCTCTCGCACCGCATTGCTGACGGAGTCACGATACTGTCGTTTTTGAGCTATTGGGCTGCTTTGTTGCGTAATTGTAATGATGAGGGAAAAGTAGGACATCTTGAGCCCTGTTTCGTGCAGGAGGTGCTGCCTGATGACTCATTGCGTGGTAATGGTTCGGTTGTGATTCAATTTTCGGCTCCCAAGAAGAACTGGACTACTAGGGAGGTAGTGTTTCACAACTCAAAGATCGCGCAGCTTAAGGCCTATCAGGTGATGCAGGACAGGAAACGCGGGATAATGGATGATCAGAACTACACACGAAACGAGCTTGTCACTGCACTGCTGTACAGATGTTCTGTAGCTGCTGCAGCTGCAGCAGACTCTGGAATCTGTCCTCGAACTGTCTTGTTACAGCCCGTAAACATGAGGAGTCTAATTGAGCCCCCTCTGCCTCAAACAAGTGTGGGCaatctttttgtttttaatcaCACTTCAACGAGTACATTGGAGGAGACGCGGTTTAATTCCTTGGTAGCCAAATTGAGGAAAGGGAAGATGCAGCTGAGAGGAATCAGGAGTTTACATGGAAAAGATAAGTTGCCACTGATGGACAAGTATGCAGAAATGAAGTGCACCAAGCACTATTCTATTAGCAGCCTCTGTAATTTTCCCTTATACGATGAGATGGATTTCGGGTGGGGAAGGCCTGTTAAAGCTATCATTGTAGACACGCCGTTGGTTAATTCATTCATGATGATGGATACTCCAAGCAAGGACGGGATTAACGCCATTATAGCTTTGGAGGATGAAGACATGAAATATTTCCTTGCTGACAAGGAGCTGCTTGCTTATGCTTCTGTTTag